In the genome of Littorina saxatilis isolate snail1 unplaced genomic scaffold, US_GU_Lsax_2.0 scaffold_2508, whole genome shotgun sequence, one region contains:
- the LOC138954966 gene encoding potassium voltage-gated channel protein egl-36-like produces the protein MLAANPSALTGDKFMLFMPFLRVMRALRIFRLFRHVPGLWIMIYTLQASSRDLFLMLTFLLVGTLLFASLIFFVDDKETFTSIPHGFWWAIITMTTVGYGDMYPVTTLGYLLGAVTGVCGVLMIGFTIPALVNNFILYYQHVQFALMRNRLAREMNVVVVEREKEEEGGGGGGGGGGRGMKVGEVRETEKMKMERQIEEQRRKEEEEEEEEEEEEEGERVKEEEWGTDLPEKKPFPEMIPLMQMKDSHT, from the exons ATGCTGGCCGCGAACCCTTCGGCCTTGACAGGGGATAAGTTCATGCTCTTCATGCCGTTCCTGCGAGTCATGAGGGCCCTGAGGATCTTCAGGCTGTTTCGACACGTCCCGGGCCTGTGGATCATGATTTACACTTTGCAG GCCAGCTCCAGAGATCTGTTCCTCATGCTGACGTTCCTGCTGGTGGGGACCCTGCTCTTCGCCTCCCTCATTTTCTTCGTCGACGACAAGGAGACCTTCACCAGCATCCCTCACGGCTTCTGGTGGGCCATCATCACCATGACGACCGTCGGGTACGGCGACATGTACCCCGTCACCACCCTCGGGTACCTGCTAGGGGCGGTCACCGGCGTGTGCGGCGTTCTCATGATCGGATTTACCATCCCTGCCCTTGTCAACAACTTTATTCTGTACTACCAGCACGTGCAGTTTGCCCTGATGAGGAATAGGTTGGCGAGAGAGATgaatgtggtggtggtggagagagagaaggaagaagaaggagggggagggggaggagggggaggcggAAGGGGGATGAAGGTAGGGGaagtgagagagacggagaaaATGAAGATGGAACGACAGATTGAAGAGCAGAgaaggaaggaggaggaggaggaggaggaggaggaggaggaggaggagggagagagggtgaAAGAAGAAGAGTGGGGCACTGATCTTCCCGAGAAGAAGCCATTTCCAGAGATGATTCCACTTATGCAAATGAAGGACAGTCACACATGA